One Deltaproteobacteria bacterium GWC2_65_14 genomic window, TCCCTGTTCCCAATTCCGGAGAGTCGCAACGCTCACACCGATCATCAACGCGAACTCAGTCTGCGACTTTCCTAAACGAACCCGGATTGCCTTGATATCAGCAGGCCGAAATTTGAACGTGCGGCTCGGCTTCATTTCTCCGCGCCGGATTTTTCCTGCCTGCTTCACGCTTTCAACGAGTTTATCGAAATCCTGTTTTTTCATTTGAACTCCTCCCGGACCAGGCGGCTGAGTACTCGGAGCTGTGCCGACGTCAGGTCCTCATGCTTGTACTTGGGATACAAAAACAGCATGTAGATCGTGTACTGCTCTCTTTCCCAGTAGTAGATCACGCGTATACCTCCCCGCTTGCCCTTCCCCGATATGCCCCATCGAAGTTTTCGGAGACCACCGCTGCCAGTGATGACAGTGCCTTGCTCGGGACGAAGGAGAATGGCGGATTGCAAGGCGCGCTACTCATCGTCCCGTAGGAGCGCTCGAACCTCCTTGGTGAATATCGGCGATCCAATAAAGAGCATATCTCAATATACGTCAATGGCGTATATATGGCAAGAAGGATATGGGGTTTGGATCGGAAAAAATCTGGCTAACGCTCCGGTTAAACTGCGGGCCGAGCGGGCACGCTTTTTACCCGCGAGGAATAGAAAAAGCGTGAACGCGAAGGAGCCGTCAGCTTCAAGCCGTTGTTAGCCCGCGCGACGGGTTTTTGGCGGGGCAGGAGTACCACGAAGTAATCCAGCAACGCTCAAATCCTCATCTATCAGCGGCCAATGAATACCTTCGCCTTCACCAATAAGTTCCCATTTTCTCCTTTGTGCAGCGGTTGCATGCAGTAAACGCGGGAACCAAGCCAACGGAACAGTAATGCTCCTTCCATCAGTAAGATCGACAATCAAATCATCTGCCGTTACTCGAACATCCTGTGCCCGTGCAAAAACTTCAGCCTTTGAAGTACGCATCCCATGCCTCCATAAATCGCGCGCTATTTTGATTGATTATTTTTTCTAATTTTCGCAATTCCGCCCCCTTGAAACCACTCGTATACACAAGAGCAACAGGACGGAGCCAAAATTTCGCCGAACATTTTTCTCGCTTCACATGAACATGTGGCGGTTCATCTCCCTCGTTGCTGTAGAAGAAAAACCGATACGCCCCAATGATTTTCACTGTGGGCATTACTATGCATTCCTTTCTTTCACATCATCCTGGGAAGCAGGATATCAAATCTTCTATTATTTCTCATCCATTCCGGCGCAGC contains:
- a CDS encoding transcriptional regulator, coding for MKKQDFDKLVESVKQAGKIRRGEMKPSRTFKFRPADIKAIRVRLGKSQTEFALMIGVSVATLRNWEQGRRNPEGPARALLKVAAENPEAVAEALGFESISKTG